From Aegilops tauschii subsp. strangulata cultivar AL8/78 chromosome 5, Aet v6.0, whole genome shotgun sequence:
ACTAGAGCCAAGCTCAAGTGCTCCCAAACTCAGCAAATGCAGGACATATACGAAGATATGAAGACTTAAACAACACTGGCAATATGCCTTTACTAACTACCACTGGAAGTCTGAAAAAAGGTGAAACCGTATGGAAACTATGTACCATAAACTCAACAGATGGAATGTACATTTCTACCGGCGTTTGGCTCAGATGCGCTACCAGTGTTAGGCTCAAATGCGCCAAAACTCAACAAGTGTAATATATGATGAAGCTATGAAGACATAAAGAACACTGGCAATATGCCTCTAGTAACTATGATTGAAACCATAAACAGGATAAGTAGGTTTAGTAGTGTGAAAGAGAAATATCTAATTCCTGTTTTGCTTACCTGTGCCCTGATAATTGCACTTTTCTTATCTTGCTCGGCCTTCTCAACAATGAACTTGGCACGCTCAGCTTTCTGAGCAGCAACCTGTTTGGCTTCAATGGCATGAGTGAACTCTTTACAAAAGCTGAGACTGGTAATGGACACATCATCCAGAGCAATGTTGAAATTCTTTGCCCTCTCTGTCAGAACCTTCCTGATCTCCCTGCTCACGGCCTGCCATTACATGAAGGATAAGTTAGTAACATATTTCAAGTAAGACCAGCATCTACTATAGCATGGAAAGCATGTACACACAGCAAACATGGTGAAGCTGTACCTCTCTGTGTGATTAGCATTGTATTGGGCAACCACAGCTTTGGGTGTTTCATGAATGATTGAAGGCAACACTCTCTCATTATAGTTCTCTCCCAGTGGGCCCTATCCATAGTTGGTAGTCTCTGGTATTGGTTGTGTAAGAACACGGGGACTAATTCTCGCCTGTCCAAATTATCAAGCGGTATCAAATATATGCAAGGAACTGCTGTGTAAACGCTACTTTTAAAAAGAAAAGAAGCGCATGGCCACTAGCAAATCCACATAGTCAGAATGATATAACTTGTTCAGCATCAGCCAACCATCTTAAATCGTCATGGCGGCGTATAATGATGAAGCAAAAAAAAAAGTACTTGTGACAGATTCAAAGCGAATGAGTTGAAATGCTTATTCACAGGCAATATATTATGGTGACCACTGTTAATAAATTAAAAGCAAATTAGCCAAAATGCATATTCACAGAGCGTAGACACTAGACAGTGCATATGGTACAATGCAGTAGGATTTCATAGATCAGCTGAAATGGGATGCATTGAAATCCAAATGAGTCAACAAAAATTGACTCCATCAACGGCAGGTGTGCGGTAGCAGCTGTTGTCACGGCAACCGGAAACTCAGAAATGATAATGGCAAACACATTACGTGTACCCGACGCCACCCACCTATCAAAATTGATAAACACTTCAGATGTGTCCAATCCTATTACAGGGCTCAGAAATGACAATGCCACGACCCTTTACATGTACCAGACCCCATCAACCTGTCCAAATTGCTATATGCACGACCCTGTTACAGTCTACAATTACAGAATATGCTCAAAAATGAACCCCAACCACATGTCCAAATCGCTAGCAAATTAATCACTTCACATGTGTCTGAACCTCTCAGAGGCTACAATTGAAGAACATCAACAGGCCAACTAAAATAGGACCCTCCCAATCATGGATTTGGCACCCAGGTAAGCAATAAATCACGCATCTGTTCTAGGCGACGAGGGATCGAGACAGGAGAACGTTACCAATCCCGGCTCCCGAAGGTGTTCTCCACCAGCTTGGGTTGGGTCGTGCGCAGACGTCGTAGATGATCGGCTTCTGGAGCCACTAGATGACGATTTGGGTCCCCTCGGCGTACACCTGCACGGAGCAAACGCCCAAGGGCGACCAGAAATCAACCACGGACCAATCGCGCAGAAAACAACAGCGAGCAAGCAAAGCCATCCAAGGATCGGCCCGAGGGTTACCTTTTCCTTGATCCCCTCGCCTCGAGGCGGTTGAAGACGACTTGTGGCGGGTCTTGTTGCCCCGCGCCGCCCAGCAGCCTGAGCCTTACCAGCGCGCTCGGCGTCCGTGCCCCCATTGAAGTTCGTCACGATCGCCGGCTCGCCGGAGTGGGGAGGGGCGGCGGAGGCCGGGGTTTAGCTAGGGTTTACTCGGGCGATTTGGGGGAGAATGGGatgctgaggaggaggaggcgggcggaggaagagggagaggggtCCGGGCCGGGAGATCGGGGACGCCCGATTTCAAACGGACGGCACGGATGGGAGAGTCGGGCAGCGCTGGGCCGCCGGCTTCCGGTTCCGGGCTTCCGGCGCAAGATGGTCTCTGTGCTCCTGACTCGTGGGTCCCACACGTCAGGAAACGGTTTTGGGCTTTTTTTTTCTGGCGTGTGACCGGCCGACTCGCACAGGTGTAATTGTGACACGCAGGGCTGGATCAGATCGGACGGCCTCCGTGAATTCCCATCCACCACGAAAGAACCCTGGTCGTCCGATTAAGCTCACCTGCTCCCTCGGTATTAATACCACCGCCGCATCGGAATGGCTCCCATCACTTTCTCTTCTCggagccacctcctcctccatgcTCTCCTCGCCGCGCGCCTCCCGCCACCACCTTCGCCGGAGAGACCTCCGACGGCGTCGCGTCGATGGGCGGAGGAAAGCAAGCCCTCTTCTCCCTCACGCATCATGCATATCTACTCTCAGCTGCTCCGTCTCGTGCATGACGGGTTCGATTTGTTTGCTTTGGGGCGGTGCAGGCGACACAGGAAGGGGCACCGGAGGAAGGCCGAGTGCAAGGACGGCAAGGGGCACCGCCCGGCAAAAAGAAATTGGTACCATGAAAAGGATACCACGTTCAAATATAAAAAATGAAAACATTAAAAGAAAATGTTTATTTACTTTGTTTTTGTTTACATGAAAACATGTCAACTCTTGGCTCTCTGTCTCAAACATACATATTTGATTCAGTTCAATCATTTTGAATGTTTTTCTAAATCAAAATGATGAGCTAGTCTATAAGTGATGTACTTGTATACGTGAAAAAGAAAACTGGTTCCTTATGTGAGATGGAGCCATTGCTTGCCCTTACCGCCAGGTCCAAGTTGTACATACAGAATACACGAGGTACAAGACGTGATTTCCAGAGTGGTTCGTTCCACAGTACACATACAAGCTTTCTCCTGCTCCATCAACAGATTACCAACTAAAAAGGGGAAGAAAACCACCATCCGGTACATTACATTCAGTTCAACAATGAACGACTCAATCCGATCCAGCAAAAAAGAAAAATTATCCAAGGTGATGGTTTAGAGCACCCCAGCATGTACACACATAATAAGGTAGGTAAAGTAAAGTTGAATACACGATGAGTTTGTCCAGAATAGTACCCACGTTATACTTGACGATATGTCCAGAATAGCACATGGCTGAAACCCAGCACAAGCAGATGACAAGTGCACAATACAACCAGGCATAACAGCAGAATGCCAATGGAGATCAATTGTACTTGAACACAAAACGTTGCTCCCAAAGTCAgaaaccatcacggctacaaAACCAGTTGCTAACTAAGATTGAAACTCCGTGACGGGCTCGCTAGCCAGAACCATAAATTAAACTGGGGAACACCCATTGGTTACTCAGTAAACCGCAGTCGGGAGGGAATGACATACCATAGAACATGGGGTGAATTGCGTTTTCTGGCACTAGCTGACCAAGCTCAGCGGAAGTCCAAGTTTCATCAGGATCTTCAGATAGCCTTGCAAAATAAATGCACTTACTCTTTCCTCCCCATCTTTCTGGGCTCATGCAAGAAAATGTAGGATCCCTCCTGTCAAGGCTAACAAACAGGGCAATATTTTCCAACTTCTCCACCTTCACCCACTTGGCTGGTTCAACAGTGAAGTCGAGTCGAAAGACCTTAAAAGATGAGCCCAATCCGCCAGAGTTTGACCTCTGGGCAATCATGAGGAGCATGTCACCACAGACCACCAACCATGAGTTAATAGGCAGGAATTCCCATTGAATTGGTACTTCTCGCATGCTGAATCGAGGTGTCAAGTGTATAGTGTGGAGCCTCataagagcatcgatggcaaagATATCACCTTTGAAGAACACAATCTGATAGATGCGTTCGCGGCCAAGATCAAGAGCGTGCTCTGACCAGGAGTTTGCTCCAACCTGCCACTCGAACATGGAAACCCTCGAGAAAAGGAGGAGGCGAGAGTTGGCTGAAATTAATGGAGCCGTAAGGATGCCTATGCCACAAAAGTATCCAAGATTGTTGTTGGGTGGGAGTTTGGGGGGCTTCACCTTGGTACCAGTGTACACATCCACAAGGAGGCAGTGCTCCTCGTAGGAGAAGATAAGATACCCATATGAGCAGCCCAAATAGTGCATTGCATTTGGACTATTTTCAGGCACTGAACACACAAGGGATAAGTTTTTCTTGGTAGGATCACTGAGCTGCCATTTGCAATTAGATAAAAGGATGGGCTTGATATCGCCACTATGTGGATGAATATATGGACCATCTGGTTTGAAATGGAGTGGCGGGAAGCTGAATGTATACACAGAGGGAAAGGTAGAGACTGCAGTGCGCCATGAGTGGCAGGTGCCAATGAAAGCAAGGAAGTCTTGGAATGAGTTAAAGAGAGCAATAATTTCATGAAGCAGGCTGTCCAGGAGATCTGCACAAACATGAGGTCCAGGCATAGGCAAAAAGGTAGAGGCTGAGGCATGGCAGGGACTCTCCACAGTAGTAACTTCTCTGCCACATAGAAATTCAAGAATAATGGATCAAATAAAGAACTGAAACATAAATATTTTAATGAATATTTCAGGACTTAATATCCTACAAGAAATGCAGTACGCTTTAAATAAAAAATAATGTAAACAGGAGTGTCAACTGTGACAAGCCAAACTTCAATTAGAAGCTAGTCCAGAACCACCTAGGACTTACCATTTTTTTCTACATTAGCTTAATTATAATATCTTCAGTGCGCCAGCCAACGCTATGTACAGTTTTATATCTTCAAATCATGACAGAGGGGGTGCGTACAGAGTATCCtcaaaataaataacaataagTGATGATTTTGCTCCACGTAAAAACGCAATAGTATGCTCCCCTTCTAGAAAACCTTTATGTGATGATTTTCTTATCTGCGATTCATTTGGTCATTAAGAAAAAGTGAGCATTGTTCATGGGAGCCCCATGACCATGACTCCATGAGAAAGACCGAATGAACAAGAGACCATATGCTGGCGAAATGAGAAGCGCTCTTTGCTGATTCTACTTTGGATCCAACACAAGCACGCACTAAACTGAATCACATCAAGTGATGAATATACATTTCCATAATAACACAAAAAAGGACGATAATCCGTCCCCTGTTTATGTGGACAACTTCGATAATTTTTAAAATTTATTCCTTCTCAATAATCAGTCTCCAAAACTATCCACCAAATCACATTTGACAGTGAGTTTCAGTTCATGACCGAACCAAGGCAGCAGCATGACCACAGCCAAAAGAAAAGTTATCAAAACTGTAATACTCATCTACAACATTGTAATTAAGGAACGAAACTATTTCACTGGTGAGAGACAATGAAGTTATCAACAACTGATCCGAGTGAACTTGTCCCAAGTACAAACGCACCTTGTAGACACTAGACAGTGCTGGAGATCCAAATTCAGGGGAGGCCAGTGCACTAACCGCCACTACTAAATTTCACTACGAAATCACTAGAGCGGGATTACTGATTACAGTTGCGATGGACCAACCGCATCCGCTTAACTAATAAACAAACCCTAAATAAAAATTtggaagaaaaagaagagacgAGCGAGGTTACGGTTGGGGTCAGGGTGCAGACCTGGAGCTCAGAGCGGCGTCTTCCGGTGGCGAGGGTTCGGTGCCCTGCTGCGGCAGCAGCGCTctagcgcggcggcggcggcgacgacggcttCCGGCCATGGGGGCGGCGCACCACTACAAGTTTCCCCTCCGCTTCGTCCCTCGTATGGGCCTCAGCCAGCAGATTAACAAGCCGGCCCGCTTcatctttttattttttattttattttcttcttcttcttcttcttcttctcaaaAAGCAAAGACAAATTATGAGAGACATATAAATATTTGAAATAGAATATATTTTTAATACATAAAATCCTGCTTTATAAAGGACAATAGACAATAAACATATAAACCACAATTACAAGAAGGACCTCAAAAGAAGCAAAATTAGATGTATCCTCCGCCTCACTATGGACTCTCGGCGGCCCCTTTGGTGTCCTAACCACCGCCTTAGCCTATGTGCCGTCGGCACTCCCAACCTTTGCTATACATTTTAAAAAGTTCCATGATTTCATTCCTCGGGACGACGCGATAATTTGAAAACAAAAGCCACTAATGACTAGATTTGAAGCCAACCATTCCTGCAAGTGCACACATGATTATTGCAGAACCTTCTACATGATGCGGCCCCTTTGGTGTATCTATGTAGAATAAATCAATCTGGCATGGACAAACGACTAAGCAGGCGACGgacaaaccctagccgccaccccGTTCATCTAACCCTCTCACCACAGCCATGGCGCACCAGTGACGCCTGCCGGGAGCTCCGGATACGGGGGGCGACTTTGGAGACGTTGGGGGTTGTTGTGGGACAGTGAAGGACATTGGTGCTCGACATTGGTGCTCGACATTGGCGGAGGTCTTCATTGCTGGTCCGGCCGGATGATCAGAGAAGAAGGCGTCGGTGCACAATTTTGACCGACAATGAGCTCGACATCAGACCCATACAATGGCATGGGTATTTTTTCCCCAGGTTTTCTTTAGTGAGTCTTTGTGTTTGGTTTGGGCCAGACGGCAAAGCGGCGGCTTTGCCCAGATAAGGAATAATGTTCTGTCCGCCCTATCCCCATTCCATTGGTGTGTTTTTCACCGGTGGAGGGCGTGTGGAGCTGTGTCTAAGGTGGGTCTTCTCGGATCCGTCCCGTTTAGGTTTCTGGTGGATCCATCTAGATCCGGCTGGCTTTCTTGGTCTCTGTTGTTTTTGGAGTTTCTAAATGCCCTTATCGATATTTTTTCTCTAGGGCGGCGGTTTTCTTTGCAGATCATGGTCGCCGGCGTCTCCTGGTCTGCATTAACGACTTCCCAACCACAACTTCTACAAGTTCCGGGGTTTCAAAAAGTGCGCAAAGGCCCAAAGGCGGCATCAAGCTATGCACACGGTGCACCGCCGGTGGATACAGCA
This genomic window contains:
- the LOC109745390 gene encoding uncharacterized protein isoform X1, with amino-acid sequence MAGSRRRRRRRARALLPQQGTEPSPPEDAALSSREVTTVESPCHASASTFLPMPGPHVCADLLDSLLHEIIALFNSFQDFLAFIGTCHSWRTAVSTFPSVYTFSFPPLHFKPDGPYIHPHSGDIKPILLSNCKWQLSDPTKKNLSLVCSVPENSPNAMHYLGCSYGYLIFSYEEHCLLVDVYTGTKVKPPKLPPNNNLGYFCGIGILTAPLISANSRLLLFSRVSMFEWQVGANSWSEHALDLGRERIYQIVFFKGDIFAIDALMRLHTIHLTPRFSMREVPIQWEFLPINSWLVVCGDMLLMIAQRSNSGGLGSSFKVFRLDFTVEPAKWVKVEKLENIALFVSLDRRDPTFSCMSPERWGGKSKCIYFARLSEDPDETWTSAELGQLVPENAIHPMFYGMSFPPDCGLLSNQWVFPSLIYGSG
- the LOC109745390 gene encoding uncharacterized protein isoform X2, whose product is MPGPHVCADLLDSLLHEIIALFNSFQDFLAFIGTCHSWRTAVSTFPSVYTFSFPPLHFKPDGPYIHPHSGDIKPILLSNCKWQLSDPTKKNLSLVCSVPENSPNAMHYLGCSYGYLIFSYEEHCLLVDVYTGTKVKPPKLPPNNNLGYFCGIGILTAPLISANSRLLLFSRVSMFEWQVGANSWSEHALDLGRERIYQIVFFKGDIFAIDALMRLHTIHLTPRFSMREVPIQWEFLPINSWLVVCGDMLLMIAQRSNSGGLGSSFKVFRLDFTVEPAKWVKVEKLENIALFVSLDRRDPTFSCMSPERWGGKSKCIYFARLSEDPDETWTSAELGQLVPENAIHPMFYGMSFPPDCGLLSNQWVFPSLIYGSG